The bacterium genome contains the following window.
GAGATCTTCTTCTCGTTGACGAGGATGAGCGGGTTCTCGAGGACGACTTCCATCCGCTCCGGGTCGGTGACGAAGTACGGGCTGAGGTAGCCGCGGTCGAACTGCATCCCTTCGACGACTTCGAGCGTCGTCTCGAGGGCCTTGGCCTCCTCGACCGTGATCACGCCGTCCTTGCCGACCTTGTCCATCGCCTCGGCGATGATCTTGCCGATCGTCGGGTCGTTGTTGGCCGAGATCTGCCCGACCTGGGCGATCATCTTGTTGCCTTCGACGCTGCGGGAGATCTTCTGGATCGCCTCGATCGCGGCGCCGGCGGCCTGCTCGATGCCGCGCTTGAGGTCCATCGGGTTCGCGCCGGCGGTGACGGCCTTCACGCCCTCGCGGAAGATCCCCTGGGCCAGCACGGTGGCGGTGGTGGTGCCGTCGCCGGCGACGTCGGACGTCTTGCTGGCGACCTCGCGCACCATCTGCGCGCCCATGTTCTCGTAGTTGTCCTCGAATTCGAGTTCCTTGGCGACCGTCACGCCGTCCTTGGTGGACAGCGGCGAGCCGAACTTCTTCTCGATCAGGACGTTCCGGCCGCGGGGCCCCAGCGTGACCTTGACGGCGTCGGCGAGCTTGTTCACGCCGCGCATCAGCGACTGGCGGGCGTCCTCGGCGTAGGAAACCTTCTTGGCAGCCATTGTTCAGTGCTCCTTATCGGGGCCGGACGCGCCGCGCGGGCGCCGATCCGACCGGGAAGCTGCGGTCAACCGATGATCCCGAGGATCTCGTCCTCGCGCAGGATCACGAACTCGTCCCCTTCGATCTTCACTTCGGAGCCGGAGTACTTCCCGAAGAGGACCTTGTCCCCGGCCTTGACCGCCATCGGCTGCAACTTGCCGTCGTCGGTCGTCTTGCCCGGTCCCACGGCGACCACCTCGCCTTCCTGCGGCTTTTCCTTGGCGGAGTCGGGAATGATGATCCCGCCCTTCGTCTTCTCGGTTCCCTCGATCCGCTTGACCAGGACGCGGTCATGGAGAGGCTTCAGCTTCATGGTCGTTCCCTCCCTTGCAAGTCTTGTGGGATGAATGATTTGGCAATTCGCCGCACGCGCCCCTTTGGCACTCCTCGGCGACGACTGATGACAATAAGATTGCCCTATAGGGGTGTCAAGCGACGAAGACGCCGCTCCGCGGACCCCCCTTCGCCGGGGCGGGCGGGCGCGATAAGATCGGTCCGCTCGAGTCCCACCCGCGTGCCCGTTCGAGCGGAGGAGAGACGCGCCGATGCCCGTGATTCTGGACGGCCAGAGCCTCACCATCGAAGACCTCGTGAAAATCGCCCG
Protein-coding sequences here:
- the groES gene encoding co-chaperone GroES, which produces MKLKPLHDRVLVKRIEGTEKTKGGIIIPDSAKEKPQEGEVVAVGPGKTTDDGKLQPMAVKAGDKVLFGKYSGSEVKIEGDEFVILREDEILGIIG